Proteins from a genomic interval of Candidatus Babela massiliensis:
- the secA gene encoding preprotein translocase subunit SecA, with the protein MITNLLAKLFGTSNQRELRKLYPIVNQINSFEPNIQSLSDEELANKTKYFKEQLSQGRTLDDILPEAYAVVREAAFRKLNQRHYDVQLIGGIVLHQGKISEMKTGEGKTLTATLPLYLNALTGKGTHLVTVNDYLARRDAEWMSLIFNYLGLSVGVIQNSLSDTERKRIYKSDIIYATNNELGFDYLRDNMKFRLEDYVQRELNYAIVDEVDSILIDEARTPLIISGASDESSQLYMQADKAILTLSTSDYEIDEKQRNVQLNEAGNDKIESYFHINNLYDLENLKLLHHVNQALRAHTLFKKDVQYVVRDNEVLIVDEFTGRILPGRRYSDGLHQAIEAKEHVKIERESQTLASITLQNYFRLYNKLAGMTGTASTEAEEFHRIYNLDVVSIPTNRPMIRLDQPDLIFLSKNGKYKAIVEDVKERHKKGQPVLIGTVAVETSELLSMILRSAGVPHDVLNAKNHAREAEIVAHAGEPGRVTIATNMAGRGTDIKLTEESKQAGGLYILGTERHESRRIDNQLRGRSGRQGDPGESRFYISLEDDLIRIFAGDKIKNNMERVGMTENETIESNYISKTIERSQEKVEKYNFEIRKNLLEYDDVHNQQRTVIYNIRRKVLENENNIFDLVKDMMSDMVQDIIDFNSPKQSINQEIIEKIVNDITGRTELDSKLFESFNYQNYRNLEDLHKDLLSALVKHYESKISSIKDEKHLYMIGQANKWLILEIIDQAWKQHMLNLDHLKEGISLRGWGQKNPLIEYKREAFAMFEDMMREIKAEIVQTAFHINVEHFNEEEIERRRQLELEELNLLGPDSPEANIAISAAPENKVGRNEDCPCGSGKKYKKCCLLK; encoded by the coding sequence ATGATAACAAATTTACTTGCAAAATTATTTGGCACAAGTAACCAAAGAGAATTGAGAAAACTATACCCTATAGTTAACCAAATTAATTCTTTTGAACCAAACATACAAAGCTTATCAGATGAAGAGCTTGCAAATAAGACAAAATACTTTAAAGAACAATTAAGTCAAGGTCGCACTCTTGATGATATATTGCCAGAAGCTTATGCGGTAGTAAGAGAAGCTGCTTTTAGGAAATTAAATCAGAGACATTACGATGTACAGCTAATTGGTGGAATAGTATTACATCAAGGCAAAATTTCTGAAATGAAAACTGGTGAAGGTAAAACTTTAACAGCAACATTACCACTTTATTTAAATGCACTAACAGGAAAAGGTACACATTTAGTAACCGTTAACGATTATTTAGCTCGACGTGATGCTGAATGGATGAGCTTAATATTTAATTACTTAGGTCTATCTGTTGGAGTTATACAGAATTCTCTTAGCGATACAGAGCGTAAAAGAATTTACAAGTCAGATATAATTTATGCAACTAATAATGAGCTAGGTTTTGATTATCTTAGAGATAATATGAAGTTTAGATTAGAAGACTACGTTCAAAGAGAACTTAATTATGCAATTGTTGATGAAGTAGATTCGATATTAATAGATGAAGCTCGAACTCCCTTAATCATTTCAGGAGCCTCTGATGAAAGTAGTCAACTTTATATGCAAGCAGATAAAGCTATATTAACTTTAAGCACTAGTGACTATGAAATAGACGAAAAACAGAGAAACGTACAACTAAATGAAGCAGGTAACGATAAAATAGAATCTTATTTCCATATCAATAATCTGTATGATCTTGAAAATTTAAAACTTTTACATCACGTTAATCAAGCTCTTAGAGCACACACTTTATTCAAAAAAGATGTACAATATGTTGTAAGAGATAATGAAGTTCTAATTGTTGATGAATTTACTGGTCGTATATTACCAGGTCGCCGTTATAGTGACGGATTACATCAAGCAATAGAGGCTAAAGAGCATGTTAAAATAGAACGTGAATCTCAAACTCTTGCATCTATAACTCTTCAAAATTACTTTAGATTATATAATAAATTAGCAGGCATGACCGGAACCGCATCAACAGAAGCTGAAGAGTTTCATAGAATATATAATCTTGATGTAGTTTCTATACCTACAAATAGACCGATGATCAGATTAGATCAACCTGATTTAATATTCTTAAGCAAGAATGGAAAATATAAAGCAATAGTTGAAGATGTAAAAGAAAGACACAAAAAGGGTCAACCTGTCTTAATTGGTACAGTAGCTGTAGAAACTTCAGAACTTTTAAGTATGATTTTAAGATCAGCAGGTGTACCTCATGATGTATTAAATGCTAAAAATCATGCCCGTGAAGCAGAAATAGTAGCTCATGCAGGAGAACCAGGAAGAGTAACAATTGCAACTAATATGGCAGGTCGTGGAACTGATATTAAATTAACAGAAGAATCTAAACAAGCTGGGGGCCTTTATATTTTAGGCACCGAACGCCATGAAAGTAGAAGAATCGATAATCAGCTTAGAGGTCGTTCAGGTCGTCAAGGAGATCCAGGCGAATCTCGTTTTTATATTTCTTTAGAAGATGACCTAATAAGAATATTTGCCGGCGATAAGATAAAGAACAATATGGAACGTGTAGGTATGACTGAAAATGAAACTATAGAATCGAATTATATTTCAAAAACTATAGAACGTTCTCAAGAAAAAGTCGAAAAGTATAATTTCGAAATTAGAAAAAACTTACTTGAATATGATGACGTTCATAATCAGCAAAGAACTGTAATCTATAATATAAGAAGAAAAGTTCTTGAAAATGAAAATAATATATTTGATCTAGTAAAAGATATGATGTCAGATATGGTTCAAGATATAATCGATTTCAATTCACCAAAACAATCGATTAATCAAGAAATTATAGAAAAAATTGTCAATGATATAACCGGTAGGACTGAGTTAGATTCAAAATTATTTGAGTCATTTAACTATCAAAACTATAGAAATTTAGAAGATCTTCACAAAGATCTATTAAGTGCTCTGGTTAAACATTATGAATCTAAAATAAGCTCAATTAAAGATGAAAAACATCTATATATGATCGGTCAAGCAAATAAGTGGTTAATACTTGAAATTATAGATCAAGCTTGGAAACAACATATGCTTAATTTAGATCACTTAAAAGAAGGTATATCTTTAAGAGGATGGGGTCAAAAGAATCCGCTTATTGAATATAAACGTGAAGCATTTGCAATGTTTGAAGATATGATGAGAGAAATTAAAGCTGAAATAGTTCAAACAGCTTTCCATATCAACGTAGAGCATTTTAATGAAGAAGAAATAGAAAGAAGACGACAATTAGAACTAGAAGAGTTAAATCTTTTAGGGCCAGATAGTCCTGAAGCAAATATCGCAATTAGTGCAGCTCCTGAAAACAAAGTTGGCAGAAATGAAGATTGTCCTTGCGGTTCAGGTAAAAAATATAAAAAGTGCTGTTTATTAAAGTAA
- a CDS encoding F-box protein, with the protein MKNKLVIFFSSVWIFNLNPMHKDNSIDQFNEVNFDHLPREVKLHIFQYITGRYNLDQIDSAINILSRVNREFRSLTIQDPELYLINRIKKDLIKCNYNCGLLFTSHQKQKEHEIIHYKINIFMIIVMVVVMTL; encoded by the coding sequence ATGAAGAATAAGTTGGTTATATTTTTTTCAAGTGTCTGGATTTTTAATCTAAATCCAATGCATAAGGATAATTCTATAGATCAATTTAACGAGGTTAATTTTGATCATTTGCCTCGTGAGGTAAAATTGCATATTTTTCAATATATTACAGGTCGTTATAACCTAGATCAAATTGACAGTGCAATAAATATTTTATCAAGAGTTAATAGAGAATTTAGGAGTTTAACTATTCAGGATCCTGAATTGTATTTAATTAATAGGATAAAAAAAGATTTAATTAAATGTAATTATAATTGTGGATTACTTTTTACATCGCATCAAAAGCAAAAGGAACATGAAATTATTCATTATAAAATTAATATTTTTATGATAATTGTAATGGTTGTTGTTATGACTTTATAG
- the hisS gene encoding histidine--tRNA ligase, which translates to MFNKIKGTKDFLDLSLFNFLIDQVKKHLSTYNFTEISTPILEPLDLYKRSLGQETDIVSKEMYIIKSESDQEMICLRPEGTASTVRAFVENNINSTPWKVYSCGPMFRHERPQKGRYRQFNQINMEIIGSKSINQDVQLIKMLERFFFDTLSIDNYALLINFLGCPEDRVKFKEIFKDFLENYFEKICSTCKIRKESNILRIFDCKNESCKIIYKEAPRITDHLCQPCQIEWTEIKNNLEYLSVSYTHEPNLVRGLDYYQKTVFEFVSQDLGAQSAFCGGGRYDKLVKEIGAKEDQPSIGAGMGIERILILLERIKDKLAIPLLPPLYVILPLSKEEQSLALIIADELQAIKKAISVDIFLEEDSLKSMMRKANKMGAKFAIIIGSEEKENKVVKLKNMITGKEDILKHKELISIILNN; encoded by the coding sequence ATGTTTAATAAAATCAAGGGAACTAAAGACTTTCTAGATTTGAGTCTATTTAATTTTCTCATAGATCAAGTAAAAAAACATTTATCTACTTATAACTTTACTGAAATCTCTACACCTATATTGGAACCTCTTGATCTTTATAAGAGATCTTTAGGTCAAGAAACCGACATAGTCTCTAAAGAGATGTATATAATAAAGTCTGAAAGTGATCAAGAAATGATTTGTCTAAGACCAGAGGGTACAGCTTCAACAGTTAGAGCATTTGTTGAAAATAATATCAATAGCACACCATGGAAAGTCTATTCTTGTGGACCGATGTTTAGACATGAAAGACCTCAAAAAGGTAGATATCGACAGTTTAATCAAATTAACATGGAGATTATAGGATCAAAGTCAATTAATCAAGATGTACAATTAATAAAGATGCTTGAAAGATTTTTCTTCGATACTTTAAGTATAGATAACTATGCTTTATTAATAAATTTTTTAGGATGCCCTGAAGATAGAGTTAAGTTTAAAGAGATCTTTAAAGATTTTTTAGAAAATTATTTTGAAAAAATTTGTTCCACTTGTAAAATTCGTAAAGAATCTAATATATTGCGAATATTTGATTGTAAAAATGAAAGTTGTAAAATTATATATAAAGAAGCTCCAAGAATAACAGATCATTTGTGCCAACCTTGTCAAATCGAATGGACTGAAATAAAAAATAATTTAGAATACTTATCAGTATCCTATACTCACGAACCCAATTTAGTTAGAGGTCTTGATTACTATCAAAAAACGGTTTTTGAATTTGTCTCACAAGATCTAGGAGCACAAAGTGCCTTTTGTGGTGGCGGGAGATATGATAAACTGGTCAAAGAAATAGGAGCAAAAGAAGATCAACCTTCTATAGGCGCCGGAATGGGCATTGAAAGAATTCTAATATTACTTGAAAGAATTAAAGATAAATTAGCTATACCATTATTACCACCTCTTTATGTAATACTTCCTTTAAGCAAAGAAGAACAAAGCTTAGCGCTAATTATAGCAGACGAACTTCAAGCAATAAAAAAAGCAATTTCCGTTGACATATTTTTAGAAGAAGATTCTTTAAAAAGTATGATGCGCAAAGCTAATAAAATGGGGGCTAAATTTGCAATAATTATAGGTTCAGAAGAGAAAGAAAATAAAGTAGTTAAACTTAAAAATATGATAACCGGTAAAGAGGATATTTTAAAACATAAAGAATTAATAAGCATCATATTAAATAATTAA
- a CDS encoding sulfotransferase domain-containing protein: MNFNSLSIYLFLLFYFNTLKANDSLFFVTTIPKCGSHLIIKCLNLITKKHPMFIGDYFTVDQIMPFVNFPSDKFAWGHFMYSDDINSFFKKYNFKKFLIYRDPRDWLVSYVCWYSRPGENMFNNTLTNFAQKLDLLLQSDILKVYEKYIEWMNDNQCCCIKFEDLVGPQGGSTKEQQISSIKVIGSHIGYNLSDSEAQNIADKLWGNTLTFREGKKGSWIRYFSPQNITLMKKLGNDLLIRLGYEQSLRW, encoded by the coding sequence ATGAATTTTAACAGTTTAAGTATATATTTATTTTTATTATTTTACTTTAATACCCTTAAAGCAAATGATTCATTATTTTTTGTTACTACTATTCCTAAATGTGGAAGCCATTTGATAATTAAATGCTTAAATTTGATAACAAAAAAACATCCAATGTTTATTGGTGATTATTTTACAGTAGACCAGATAATGCCTTTTGTGAATTTTCCTTCAGATAAGTTTGCTTGGGGGCATTTTATGTATTCAGATGATATTAATAGTTTCTTTAAAAAATATAATTTTAAAAAATTCCTCATATATCGTGATCCTAGAGATTGGTTAGTTTCTTATGTGTGTTGGTATTCTCGCCCTGGAGAAAATATGTTTAATAACACTTTAACCAATTTTGCTCAAAAGTTAGATCTTTTACTTCAATCGGATATTTTAAAAGTTTATGAAAAATATATAGAATGGATGAACGATAATCAATGTTGTTGTATAAAATTTGAAGATTTAGTTGGTCCTCAAGGTGGAAGTACAAAAGAGCAACAAATAAGTTCAATAAAAGTTATTGGTAGTCATATTGGGTATAATTTGTCTGACTCAGAAGCACAAAATATAGCTGATAAACTTTGGGGTAATACATTAACTTTTAGAGAAGGTAAAAAAGGTAGTTGGATAAGATATTTTTCTCCTCAAAATATTACATTAATGAAAAAATTGGGCAATGACCTTTTGATTAGATTAGGTTATGAGCAAAGCTTAAGATGGTAA
- a CDS encoding phosphatidate cytidylyltransferase: MLLQNLINYEFLKRILTGISLSIVIFCTLLFYPKVFSLIIFLVLFLILKIEWPLLCPKYIRNSIYYCLFTLLYIILPFLLIIYLEFYNHLLNFYLFISVFSHDTFSYIFGKLFGKSKLLPKVSPNKTIEGAIGGFVGVSLIAYLFFQFNIFKANFIFLFIISLLITVTALFGDLFESYLKRLSDIKDSGSILPGHGGLLDRFDSILFNVYLIYFFKDYLM; this comes from the coding sequence ATGCTTTTACAAAACTTGATTAATTATGAATTTCTTAAAAGAATATTAACTGGTATTTCTTTATCTATAGTTATATTTTGTACTTTGCTATTTTATCCTAAAGTATTTTCTTTAATTATATTTTTAGTTTTATTCTTGATTTTAAAAATCGAATGGCCTTTACTTTGTCCTAAGTATATTAGAAATTCAATATACTATTGTTTATTTACTTTATTGTATATTATTTTACCGTTTCTGTTGATTATTTATTTAGAATTCTATAATCATTTGCTTAATTTCTATTTATTTATATCGGTTTTTTCTCATGATACATTTTCTTATATTTTTGGAAAGTTATTTGGTAAAAGTAAACTATTGCCAAAAGTTAGTCCTAATAAAACAATTGAAGGAGCTATTGGAGGCTTTGTAGGAGTTAGTTTAATTGCTTATTTATTTTTCCAATTTAATATATTCAAAGCTAACTTTATATTTTTGTTTATTATCAGTTTATTAATTACTGTTACAGCTTTATTTGGAGATCTATTTGAGTCTTACTTAAAAAGACTTTCTGATATAAAAGATTCAGGTTCTATACTGCCGGGTCATGGTGGTTTATTAGACCGTTTTGATAGTATTTTATTTAATGTTTATTTAATATACTTTTTTAAAGATTATCTAATGTAA
- a CDS encoding YraN family protein: MKDKITLGLEGENLVAQYLEDKGFEIIDKNYRTKYGEIDIIARNNDLISFVEVKLRQNPKFYLSDLISLSKQNKIIRTALNYTMVKGLSNYILRFDVALVEVFNDTVNINYIENAFTKLD; the protein is encoded by the coding sequence ATGAAAGATAAGATTACTTTAGGCCTAGAAGGTGAGAACTTAGTTGCTCAATATTTAGAAGATAAAGGATTTGAGATAATCGATAAAAACTATAGAACTAAGTATGGAGAGATAGATATTATTGCTAGAAATAATGATCTAATTAGTTTTGTAGAAGTAAAATTAAGACAAAATCCTAAATTTTATCTTTCAGATTTAATATCATTATCTAAACAAAATAAAATAATTAGAACTGCTTTAAATTATACTATGGTTAAGGGTTTGAGTAATTATATCTTAAGATTTGATGTAGCTTTAGTTGAAGTATTTAATGATACTGTAAATATAAATTATATAGAAAATGCTTTTACAAAACTTGATTAA